From Leptolyngbya sp. 'hensonii':
TCGACGATGGTATCACCGGAGTAGACGATCGTCAGCCAGTCTCCCTGAAACTCAGTTTCATAGATCAGGAGAGTCGAAAACCCCTGTAAGGTGTCGTGGTCCCATAGTAGGATGGCCCAGTTCTTACAGCCTAAATCCGCTTCGAACACATCCCATCGCACACCGTCAAAATGGGTCTGGAGCAGGTTGTACATGGCCTGACGATCGGCAGCACTCAGAGCTTGGACAGGTATCAATTGAGCTTTCATACAAAAACTCTAGCGAATCCGGCCCTACATGACACACTGCATAGGCAAAATTTTAAGCTGGCACAGGCCAAGCCTATGTACTCAGGTCAAGAATAGAGACTTTTACCCTTGAGCAGGAACTATGGCATGTCAGCGCTACCACTAAAAAAACCCACCTGGTATTCTCAGGAACCTGATAGCTAGCCTAGAGAAAATCAATGGCAGAACCCAAGGGTCTTCAGCACACAATTAATGAAGACCAAAGAAGAGAAAGGGGTTGTCTATGTTTGCACAACTGCCAGAGCAACGAATGCACTGGATTCGCTGGGGATTGACTGTTGGTTGGCTCCTGATCATTGCCTCCCTGTTTTATGACCCCTGGACATCGGCACTTACCACATCCGATCATCCCTGGAGTCCCTTGCGGCTTCCGGATGCCTGTATACAGGTACAGGGAAAATGCCTCTCTGAGCAGCCCTATCCGTTAGGAACAACCCTCTTCTGGGGCACCATTGTGCCAGCCGCCATCTTTATCTTGCTGGTGTTTGGACATGAGTTATGGCGGCGGATTTGTCCACTCTCTTTTTTATCTCAAATTCCTCGTGCTTTGGGATGGCAACGACAATTCAAACGAGAGCATAAAAAGACTGGAAAAGTGCGCTATGAGTTGGCAAAAGTTGACCCAAATTCATGGTTGGGTCGCAACTATACCTATGTACAATTTGGCTGGTTATTTGGCGGGTTATGTGGGCGAATCTTATTTTTCAACGCTGATCGTTTGGTGCTAGCAATCTGGCTATTATTTACAATTACAGCGGCAATCTTTGTTGGCTACTGGTACGGTGGCAAGTCCTGGTGTCAGTACTTTTGCCCAATGGCTCCAGTTCAGAGTATCTACAGTGAACCAGGGGGATTGTTGAGCAGCAAAGCCCATATGAGCGAGCAACCGATTACACAATCCATGTGCCGTACGCTGTTGCCAGATGGCAAAGAGCAGAGTACTTGCGTCGCCTGTCAACATCCCTGCATTGACATTGATGCTGAGCGCACCTATTGGCAAAGCTTAAACCAACCTGAAACTTCATTTCTGCGCTATGGCTATGTGGGTTTAGTGATTGGCTATTTTAGCTACTACTATCTCTATGCAGGCAACTGGAACTATTACTTCTCTGGGGCATGGCTACGGCAAACCAACCAGATCGCTTCCCTATTTGATCCTGGACTTTACCTGTTTGGTCAGGCCATTCATATCCCCAAATTGATTGCAGTGCCACTAGTGCTGGGTGGATGCACGGCGATCGGGTATTGGGGAGGACAGTGGATGGAAAAACACGCCAAAGCTTACAGTCGGCGAAAACAGGCAAATCTGACAATCGAAACCCTTCGGCATCGCCTATTTACCCTATGTACCTTTGGCATTTTCAACTTCTTCTTTATTTTTGGGGGTCGCCCTCTGGTGCAGCTTCTTCCCTGGTCGGTGCAATACCTCTATGACCTAGGTTTAGTAACCCTGAGTACCCTCTGGCTTTATAAAACCTGGCGGCGTAGTCCTGATCTCTACTCTCGTGAAAATCTCGCGAATCGATTCCGCAAACAATTAGAGAAATTACAGCTTGATGTTTCACAGTTTTTAGAAGGACGATCTCTGAGTGATTTAAATACGCATGAAGTATATATATTAGCCAAAGTGCTTCCTGGGTTTACCCGTGAGAAACGGCATCAGGCATACAAGGGAGTTGTGCGAGAAGCACTGGAAGAGGGTTACGTGAACTACTCCAGCAGTCTGGATATTTTGCAGCAAATGCGTCAGGAATTAGGCATTACAGATGACGAACACCGCATTGTACTGGAGGAATTGGGCATTGAAGATCCAGAGCTGCTCAATCCGGATCGCAAACGCAGCTTAGAAAATCAGATACGTTTGAGTGGCTACCGCAAATCATTGGAGCGGCTAATGCTGCTCCAACGAAAACAGTCTGATCGCACTACATTTGAGCAACTGTCATTTCAGGATTCAGCCGCCGTTCATTCTCTGCGTCGTCAATATTCCATCACCTCTCAGGAAGAAGAGTGGATTCTGAGTGGATTTTCGGACAATGCTAGTAGTGTCAAGAAGGTAGAGTTTCTTCTGGCACAATTACCCGAATTAATCGACTGTTACCGCGCTCTGAATCAACCAATGCTGCAGCAGCATCAAGCAGTATTAACCCTGCTCCGAGAGAACATTCGTCATAAAAAAGAACTGATTGTCCGATCAATTCTAGAAAATTTGACACTGCTCCAATCTGATCCGACAGCATTCACCGTGGTACAAAGCTTGCAGCAAGCTTCACCTGCCATTTTAGGAGAGATTTTAGAACAGGAGAATTGGGGCGATCGAATACCACCAGCAATCCTGCAATATTTGACCCAGCCTGGGGAAACTCCAGTTTCCTGTTCACTGGAGTTCTCTTCTCAAGCCATTCTCGATCATCTCGAAGCCTTGCTTCAGGATCAAAATCCCATGATTCAGGCAGCAGCACTCTATATCATTACCCAACTGGACACAAAACGCAGTCAGGAGATTGCTCGAAATCATCGTCATAAATTCAGTTCCCGCCTGGTGCAGGAAACGATCGATCTGCTATTGTCTCCACCCCTGACATCCACAGCAAACCCATCCCTCAGCGAATTCCCAACACTAGAGAAATTGGTGTATTTGTTTAATAGCGACTTTTTCCATCGAATGCAAAGCGAAACGCTCATCGCCCTTGCTGATCAGGCAGAGGTGAAAACCTATAGCCAAGGGGAAGTGATCACAGAGGCAGGAGATACCTGTCGAGAGTTACTGCTGTTGATCGAAGGCGATGCCAGAATTCATTACCAAACTGGATCGAAGGTTAGGGTGGAGCAGCTTCATCCCGGGCAAACCCTAGATGAGTTAGAGGTTTTAACCCACAGCAACTCAGAAAATACGATCGTTGCAGACAGCGAAAGCACCCGGATCTTGGCCCTGTCTGTCGATGCTTTCGATGATTTACTTGACCATGATCCTGATTTT
This genomic window contains:
- a CDS encoding cyclic nucleotide-binding domain-containing protein, whose protein sequence is MFAQLPEQRMHWIRWGLTVGWLLIIASLFYDPWTSALTTSDHPWSPLRLPDACIQVQGKCLSEQPYPLGTTLFWGTIVPAAIFILLVFGHELWRRICPLSFLSQIPRALGWQRQFKREHKKTGKVRYELAKVDPNSWLGRNYTYVQFGWLFGGLCGRILFFNADRLVLAIWLLFTITAAIFVGYWYGGKSWCQYFCPMAPVQSIYSEPGGLLSSKAHMSEQPITQSMCRTLLPDGKEQSTCVACQHPCIDIDAERTYWQSLNQPETSFLRYGYVGLVIGYFSYYYLYAGNWNYYFSGAWLRQTNQIASLFDPGLYLFGQAIHIPKLIAVPLVLGGCTAIGYWGGQWMEKHAKAYSRRKQANLTIETLRHRLFTLCTFGIFNFFFIFGGRPLVQLLPWSVQYLYDLGLVTLSTLWLYKTWRRSPDLYSRENLANRFRKQLEKLQLDVSQFLEGRSLSDLNTHEVYILAKVLPGFTREKRHQAYKGVVREALEEGYVNYSSSLDILQQMRQELGITDDEHRIVLEELGIEDPELLNPDRKRSLENQIRLSGYRKSLERLMLLQRKQSDRTTFEQLSFQDSAAVHSLRRQYSITSQEEEWILSGFSDNASSVKKVEFLLAQLPELIDCYRALNQPMLQQHQAVLTLLRENIRHKKELIVRSILENLTLLQSDPTAFTVVQSLQQASPAILGEILEQENWGDRIPPAILQYLTQPGETPVSCSLEFSSQAILDHLEALLQDQNPMIQAAALYIITQLDTKRSQEIARNHRHKFSSRLVQETIDLLLSPPLTSTANPSLSEFPTLEKLVYLFNSDFFHRMQSETLIALADQAEVKTYSQGEVITEAGDTCRELLLLIEGDARIHYQTGSKVRVEQLHPGQTLDELEVLTHSNSENTIVADSESTRILALSVDAFDDLLDHDPDFARRVLELESRQLQRFVRSVQPL